The Candidatus Delongbacteria bacterium genome has a window encoding:
- a CDS encoding TolC family protein, translating to MRVRLTLFPAPGALLRAFLLSLLTAAVGGAQSAPSLDATRTWSFQDLYELGQQRNSDLLQSHLAVDGLRWERLAAYGALLPKVTAGLDFGRSERTLTTYEDPNGEIREQPEQTIRATSSNLSVGLSQRLFAGFANTAGLRRALLAEADVTGADRQQLKVLRHDLRKAAHAVLAARGQLETEQTLLEERGRQLELARVRLQVGKGTDLDVLQMEIDVGRQQVSVEAANRSLHSAWDKLALLLGAEPGPPGQLDMEFTVFEPAWQEEELVTQALANREDLASGRRVQEQRHLQTVEARAGFLPTLDLRLSHSRSEQRSGYEAWEPYPANYGNSASLSLALPVFQGFSTTNAWQSSRIQERRQALVLDQLERQVRAEIREALASVKSAWAQSRYTESNLELSRRSLGLERERYRLGLSSLLQVQSAEATWRQAENENLTQRLTFRDRLAELELAVGATLGTP from the coding sequence TCGGCCCCCAGCCTGGACGCCACGCGCACCTGGAGTTTCCAGGATCTTTACGAGCTGGGCCAGCAGCGCAACTCGGACCTGCTGCAGAGCCACCTGGCGGTGGACGGACTGCGCTGGGAACGACTGGCGGCCTACGGCGCCCTGCTGCCGAAAGTGACGGCCGGCCTGGATTTCGGCCGCTCGGAGCGCACGCTGACGACCTACGAGGATCCCAACGGCGAGATCCGCGAGCAGCCCGAGCAGACCATTCGCGCCACCAGCAGCAACCTCAGCGTGGGCCTCAGCCAGCGCCTGTTCGCTGGCTTCGCCAACACCGCGGGCCTGCGGCGCGCCCTGCTGGCGGAAGCGGACGTGACCGGCGCCGACCGGCAGCAGCTCAAGGTGCTCCGCCACGATCTGCGCAAGGCCGCCCACGCCGTGCTGGCCGCCCGCGGGCAGCTGGAGACGGAGCAGACCCTGCTGGAGGAGCGCGGCCGCCAGCTCGAGCTGGCGCGCGTGCGCCTGCAGGTGGGCAAGGGCACCGACCTGGACGTGCTGCAGATGGAGATCGACGTGGGTCGCCAGCAGGTCAGCGTGGAGGCCGCCAACCGCAGCCTGCACAGCGCCTGGGACAAGCTCGCCCTGCTGCTGGGCGCCGAACCGGGCCCGCCCGGCCAGCTGGACATGGAGTTCACGGTCTTCGAGCCCGCCTGGCAGGAAGAGGAACTGGTGACGCAGGCCCTGGCGAACCGCGAGGATCTGGCCAGCGGCCGGCGCGTCCAGGAACAGCGGCACCTGCAGACAGTGGAGGCCCGCGCGGGCTTCCTGCCCACGCTGGACCTGCGCCTGAGCCATTCGCGCAGCGAGCAGCGCTCGGGCTACGAGGCCTGGGAGCCCTATCCCGCCAACTACGGCAACAGCGCGTCCCTCTCGCTGGCGCTGCCCGTCTTCCAGGGCTTCTCCACCACCAACGCCTGGCAGAGCAGCCGCATCCAGGAGCGCCGTCAGGCCCTGGTCCTGGACCAACTGGAGCGCCAGGTGCGCGCCGAGATTCGCGAGGCCCTGGCCAGCGTGAAGTCCGCCTGGGCGCAGAGTCGCTACACCGAATCCAACCTGGAACTCTCCCGCCGCAGCCTGGGCCTGGAGCGCGAACGCTACCGGCTGGGCCTCTCCAGCCTGCTGCAGGTGCAGAGCGCCGAGGCCACCTGGCGCCAGGCGGAAAACGAGAACCTGACCCAGCGCCTGACCTTCCGCGACCGGCTGGCGGAACTCGAACTGGCCGTGGGCGCGACCCTCGGCACGCCGTGA
- the tsaB gene encoding tRNA (adenosine(37)-N6)-threonylcarbamoyltransferase complex dimerization subunit type 1 TsaB: MPVCLAIDTSTRHTGLALQAGGALELRRFAPQRNAGELLLPAIHELLAGCGLAAQDLDVIVLANGPGSFTGLRIGLATAKGLAFGGRAALVPVSTLEVLAWQAPTRQGHVFPLMDARRGEVFSACWRRQGESLLPVDEVRRVPIPDLLASLPDDALLLGPSLLEQRAAFLDAERHPQLAEDPDCQLALPWLLRLGERRWERQGGEDPDSLEPDYLFDFQPTPGKVRA, from the coding sequence ATGCCGGTTTGCCTGGCCATCGACACCAGTACGCGACACACCGGGCTTGCCCTGCAGGCCGGGGGTGCGCTGGAGCTGCGCCGTTTCGCCCCGCAGCGCAACGCCGGGGAATTGCTGCTGCCCGCCATCCACGAGCTGCTGGCCGGCTGCGGCCTGGCTGCTCAGGATTTGGACGTGATCGTGCTGGCCAACGGGCCGGGCTCCTTCACCGGCCTGCGCATCGGGTTGGCCACGGCCAAGGGTCTGGCCTTCGGCGGCCGGGCCGCGCTGGTGCCCGTCTCCACGCTGGAGGTCCTGGCCTGGCAGGCTCCCACGCGGCAGGGACACGTCTTTCCCCTGATGGACGCCCGGCGCGGCGAGGTGTTCAGCGCCTGCTGGCGCCGGCAGGGCGAGAGCCTGCTGCCTGTGGACGAGGTGCGACGCGTGCCCATCCCCGACCTGCTGGCCTCCCTGCCTGACGACGCCCTGCTGCTGGGTCCCAGCCTGCTGGAGCAGCGCGCGGCCTTCCTCGATGCGGAGCGGCATCCGCAACTGGCCGAGGATCCGGATTGCCAGCTGGCCCTGCCCTGGCTGCTGCGGCTGGGTGAGCGGCGCTGGGAACGCCAGGGCGGCGAGGATCCGGACAGCCTGGAGCCCGATTACCTGTTCGACTTTCAGCCCACTCCCGGAAAGGTCCGCGCATGA